One Plasmodium berghei ANKA genome assembly, chromosome: 13 genomic region harbors:
- a CDS encoding inner membrane complex sub-compartment protein 3, with translation MGNSLCCINDLKNNKSNIDIYAYPSQEKYDEYDNWTLETWIDKYKNGNTIRVAFPDGNEIQCYFKIFLNEKCFELSLDNKVRIIKFNDIKCVLHRNSCESLLESEQNLLKSPKVIGIRLISTLKAIAFAMDSPGEERMFYEFIKKHCLTA, from the coding sequence atggGAAACAGCTTGTGCTGCATTAACGACTTAAAAAACAACAAATCcaatatagatatatatgcatatccTAGccaagaaaaatatgatgaGTATGATAATTGGACATTAGAAACTTGGatagataaatataagaatGGTAATACAATTAGAGTAGCATTTCCTGATGGAAATGAAATTCAatgttattttaaaatttttttaaatgaaaagtGCTTTGAACTATCCTTAGATAATAAAGTTcgtattataaaatttaatgatattaaGTGTGTACTCCACAGAAATAGTTGTGAATCATTATTAGAATCAgaacaaaatttattaaaatcaCCTAAGGTTATAGGAATTCGATTGATTAGTACACTTAAAGCTATTGCCTTTGCAATGGATAGTCCTGGAGAGGAAAGAATGttttatgaatttataaaaaagcaTTGCTTAACTGCTTAA